The following are encoded in a window of Conger conger chromosome 19, fConCon1.1, whole genome shotgun sequence genomic DNA:
- the LOC133118872 gene encoding transmembrane protein 19-like: MEFEGEILMKDHLKTMADMMIFCTTLAISISCWAVSLVASSYSGTLQPVSPWRCLFSVLVPLTLTTRAMSNKSLDRSGALGGMLVGFILSMANLSFFSALLALFISSSRIRRWKSQMSQHVGAESKGKNRTCIPVIRVGGIPTELALLYMVESGPRETALDFVGQYTATWLCLALLGALASTAGHVWASELGPVLSKTPPHLVTSWKEVPVGTHGGVTPMGLAASFLGGMTLGAAYFITQLLLASDLSQAAPQWPVVLYGGVAGLAGSLLRSYLGARAQYSGYEVKTGEVVSHETRTSKRISGKPILEDNTASLFSSMLIAWLLPGIAWGYWPEH, from the exons ATGGAGTTTGAAGGAGAGATCCTGATGAAGGACCACTTGAAGACCATGGCTGACATGATGATATTCTGCACAACTCTGGCCATCTCCATATCATGCTGGGCTGTGTCTCTGGTGGCAAGCAGTTACTCTG GCACCCTGCAGCCTGTATCGCCTTGGCGCTGCCTATTTTCAGTACTCGTCCCCCTAACCCTCACCACCCGAGCGATGAGCAACAAGAGCTTGGACCGCAGCGGAGCCCTGGGGG GAATGCTGGTGGGATTCATCCTGTCCATGGCCAACCTCAGCTTCTTCTCAGCCCTCCTCGCACTCTTTATCTCTTCCTCCAGAATTAGGAGGTGGAAGTCTCAAATGAGTCAGCACGTGGGAGCGGAGAGTAAAGGTAAAAACAGGACCTGCATTCCT GTGATCCGTGTCGGGGGCATCCCCACAGAGCTGGCCCTGCTCTACATGGTGGAGTCGGGGCCCAGGGAGACGGCGCTGGACTTCGTGGGGCAGTACACGGCTACCTGGCTCTGCCTGGCCCTGCTGGGGGCGCTGGCCAGCACCGCCGGGCACGTCTGGGCCTCCGAGCTGGGCCCCGTCCTCAGCAAGACCCCGCCCCACCTCGTCACCTCCTGGAAGGAGGTCCCTGTTG GTACACATGGGGGGGTCACTCCCATGGGCCTAGCAGCCAGCTTCCTGGGCGGGATGACGCTGGGTGCGGCATATTTCATCACCCAGCTCCTATTGGCCAGTGACCTGAGCCAGGCAGCTCCCCAGTGGCCGGTGGTTCTGTACGGGGGCGTGGCAGGACTTGCGGGGTCACTGCTGAGGTCGTACCTGGGAGCTCGAGCGCAGTACTCAG GTTATGAAGTGAAGACGGGGGAGGTGGTGAGTCATGAGACCAGGACCAGTAAGAGGATAAGTGGTAAACCCATTCTGGAGGACAACACCGCCAGTCTCTTCTCCTCCATGTTAATCGCTTGGCTGTTGCCTGGTATCGCATGGGGCTACTGGCCCGAGCATTAA